The DNA sequence CGGAGCTCTCCACGTGTTTGGAATCAAGTTGCAACTGCTTCATGTATTATCCGACACAGACTTGGGTACCTTATACAAGGAACATCCTTTTCCTTTATTTACACAAGATGAATATTGTCAAATGGTCTGTGATTGTCTGGCAATTTTACCTCCGGATATTACCATCCATCGACTTACAGGCGATGGTCCAAAGGACCTTCTCATTGGTCCTCTCTGGAGTAGCGCGAAACGCTCTGTATTGAATCAGATTCACAAAACATTAAAGGATCAGGATATTTGGCAGGGGAAATATTATCAACCATAACATCAGAATTTCAAGGAGAAGATAATATGGCAGAAGCTTTAACACAATATAAATTGATTGTTTTATATATGCTAGATCATGTGGACTTTCCACTGACCAACACTCAGATTTCCAACTTTGTATTAGAAAAAGAATATACCACCTATTTTACGATACAGCAGGCAATTAGCGAACTTATTAGTGCAGAATTAATTCGCACAGAATCTACACATAATAATACACACTATTATATTACACCTGCCGGAAGAGAAACACTGTCCTACTTTCCAGATAAAATCTCTTCTGCAATCAAGGATGATGTACTATCCTATTTTGCAGAAAATAAAATGGAATTAAAACAGGAAATCTCTGTCATTGCCGATTACTACAAAACTACCGGCCAAGAATTCGCTGTTCGTTGTCAAATTAAAGAAAAAGAACGCTCTCTGATAGATTTGACTATTGCAGCCAAATCCCGTGAACAGGCAGAAGCCATCTGTGCTAACTGGCAAAAACAGGATGAGGAAGTCTATGGCTATCTCATGGACTTGTTGTTGCAATAAACTATTTTCAATATAAACCATAAAAAGCTTATGAAATGAATAGAACACAATTCTTCCATTCACTTCATAAGCTTTTGTTAGTAATCCCTACTCTAGGATTCATTAAAGAATCTCATCTTATGCGAATCTGTACCTTCCTTCAGCGGTGCATATCCAACTCTTGTATTATATTTTTCTTTATAACACTTCTGGCACAGATTCCCAAAGCTGATAGGTTCCCCACATTTTGAACAATGGAGGTTCCTAATCTTACTTTCATGTTGCTCCTTATACTCAATTCTTCCTTCTTCAATCCAATGTTTTACCTTTCGATGAGGAATCTTGAAATGCTCTGCAACCTGATATTCTGTTACATCTTTTGAACGGATATACTCCTTCACCTGGTGAAATAACTCATTATCAATACACCCTGGGCACATCTCTTTATCGTAATTAAGGGGTAATGGTCTTCGGCATACCGAACAAAACTTTAAATTGTCAAATAATGATAGTTGTTCCATGTTAACCGCTCCCTTCTTCTCCTCTTATTAATACTATTGTATCATTTCAGAAGGAACGCGTCTACTATAATCTGACACTTTATTTATTTTTCTTAATACTATAGCCAAAAGTCCCTAATTGATGTTTTAAA is a window from the Roseburia sp. 499 genome containing:
- a CDS encoding DUF4364 family protein, with the protein product MAEALTQYKLIVLYMLDHVDFPLTNTQISNFVLEKEYTTYFTIQQAISELISAELIRTESTHNNTHYYITPAGRETLSYFPDKISSAIKDDVLSYFAENKMELKQEISVIADYYKTTGQEFAVRCQIKEKERSLIDLTIAAKSREQAEAICANWQKQDEEVYGYLMDLLLQ